The DNA sequence GGCCGGCGGCTTCACCGACTATCTGGCGATCCCGGCACCGGGTGCCGGCGGCATGCGCAACGGCTTTTCCTTCGCCACCCGCAACCCGGGCGGCTTCGACGACGACGACCTCGCCATCCTGCGCTTCACCATGCCGGCGCTGGCCGGGCTGATGGAGCTGCTGGTCACCCGCCGCGTGCTGGCCGAGGTCGCCCGCATCTATCTCGGCGCCGAACCGGCCAAGCGGGTGCTGGCCGGCGACGTGCGCCGCGGCGCGATCATGCCGCTGCGCGCCGTGATCATGTTCGCCGACATGCGCCGCTTCACCGAGACCTCGATGCGGCTGACCGCCCAGCAGACGGTCGACCTGCTCAACGCCTATTACGACTGCGTCGTCGCCCCGGTCGAGGCACGCGGCGGCGAGATCCTGAAATTCATCGCCGACGGCCTGCTCGCCGTGTTCCACGCCCGGCCGGACGAGGAGGCCGCCGCGGCGGGCCGGGCACTGGCCGCGGCGCAGGCGGCGCTCGACCGCGTCGCCGCGCTCAACGCCGCCGGCACCGCGCCGGCCGCGTTCGAGATCGGCCTGGGGCTGCACTTCGGCGAGGCGGCCTATGGCAATGTCGGTTCCGGCGAGCGTCAGGACTACACGGTGATCGGCCGCGACGTGAACGTCGCCGCCCGCATCGCCGGCCTGTGCGGCACGCTGGCGGCGCCGCTGCTGGTGTCGGCGGACTGCGCCCGCTGGCTGCCGGCCGGCACCATGCGCGACGCCGGTGCGCACCCGCTGAAGGGCGTCGCCGGCGCGACGCGCGTCCTCGTGCCGAACGGCTGAAGCCGGCCAGGCGCGTCGCCGCATGGCGGGCCGACAGGTCAGCCGTCCGGCAGCGTGAACAGTTCCTGCGGCTCGGCGACGCCGCGCAGCGGGTGGAAGCCCAGCGACTGCAGGCCGCCGGCAGCGCCCAACGAGTCGCGGAAGGAGCTGGAAATCAGCACGTTGCGCTCCATCGGCCGGCACAGCGCCTGGATCCGGCTGGCCTCGTTGACCGCCGGGCCGACCACGGTGAAGTCGAGCCGGCCGACCGCGCCGATGTTGCCGTACAGCACATCGCCCAGGTGCAGCGCCAGGCCGAAGTCCATCACCGGCTTGCCCGCTTCGGCCCGCGCCGCATTGAACCCGGGGAAGTCCGTGCGCAGCGCCGCGGCCGCGTTCAGGGCCTCGCGGCATACCGCGGCGCTGTCGCGTCCGGTCAGGTCGAACACGGCGAGCAGGCCGTCGCCGAGGAACTTCAGGATCTGGCCGCCGTTGTCGTGCACCGGGCGCGCCATCGCCTCCAGATAGTCGTCCAGCGTTTCGATCAGCGCGTCGCGCGGCAGCCGGTCGGTCAGCCGGGTGAAGCCGCGCAGGTCGGAGAACCACAGCACCGCGCGGATGGTCTCGGCCGAGCCGCGCTCGATCGCACCGGTCAGCACCCGCTCGCCGGCATCGCGGCCGAGATAGGTCTGCACCACCGTGTGCGCCACGTCGTAGGTCAGCCGCGCCTTGATCGCCAGCGCCAGGAACGGCAGCGTGTCGACCACCTGCGCCAGCTGGCCGTCGTCGAAGCCGTCGGCACGGTCGGTGGCGCAGGAGAAGAAGATGCCGTCCAGCGACGGCGCGGTCCCGCCGGCGGCATCGAAGGCGCGCAGGTCCCGCGCCGCCGCGTCGGGATCGAATGGCACGAGCCGGGCGGCATATTCGGTCAGGCCCTCGGCGCGCAGCTCGGCGAACAGCGGAAAGGCGTCGGCCGCGGCGTCGTCGAGCCGCCAGCGCCGCGCCAGGATGGCGCCGCTGCGCATGTGGTGGATCGGGCTGCGCAGATAGACCTGGCGGTTCTCGATGCTGCGCTCGCGCGGCACATAGTCGACCGCCCGACTGCCCGGCCGCCAGATGAAGGTGTGGGCGCCATAGCGCGGATGCAGCGCGTTCATGCCGATCTGCGCGCGGCACATCGGGAACCCGGCGTCGCGCACCCGCTCGCAATAGCCGGCCAGCTGCTCGCCGATCGGCAGGCCGCGCATGCCGCGCTCCACCAGCCACAGCGCCAGCCCGCCCAGGTCGAGCGGCGCGCTGCCGGCCTGCGCTGTTCCCGCCTCCGCTTCCATGCCGGCACAGTAGCATGGACGGCGGCGGCGGCGGCAGCGCGGCTTTGCCGGCGGCTACATCGGGCCGTAGTAGTAGATCGCGCAGACGTCGTCGCTCTGGCTGCTGGTCGGCACCGCGCTGCCGCCGTAGACGGTCATCGCCAGGCTGCCGTCCGCCACCACTGCCAGGGTGATGTAGGTCGGCTGCATCCCGCACAGGGTGTTGCCCTCCAGCAGCACCGGGTTCGCCGGCGGCACGACCTGCAGCACGGTGGCCGGCCCGGGCGCGCTTTCGAAACCCCACAGACCCGGCACGCCCTGCTGCACCGCCTGCACCGCCAGGCTGGCGCCGTTGCCGAACACGATCGCGGTTGGCGTGGTGGTGATGTCGCCGGTGATCGCCATCGCGATGCTGCTGTAGGCCTGCCAGCTGCGGCCTTCCCAGCCGTCGAGCTGCTGCGGCGCGGCGGCGGTCAACAGCGCGGCGGCCAATCCGGCCGCGGCGACGGTCGCTGGCAATCTTGTCATCCGGTGCTCTCCCTGTTGGCGGCGGCGGTCAATGATCGATGCGATCTGTGCAGACGAAGGCGCCCGGCGCCAGCGGCACGAAGGCCGTCGACGCCATGTCGAACGTCCAGGCCGCGTCCGGCGGCCGCCGGCCGTCCCAGCGGGCGAATGCCGGGGTGGCGGGGTCGGCGGTCAGTGCGCATTCGTCCTGGGTCAGCGGCGCACGGAAGGTCAGGCTGGCCAACGGCGGGTGCAGGCTGGTCGCCACCTGCCAGGCGGCCGGCCAGCCGCCGGTGCCGGCTTCGGCAGCGGCGGCGACCACGTAAAGGCCGTCGTCCATCGCGTTGGCCATCGTCAGCAGCCACAGCTCGGCGCCGTCCGCCGGCCGCGCGCCGAGCCAGCGGTGGATCCCGGTCTGGCGCCAGCCGTCGACCGCGGCGCCGTCGGCGAAGATCGTGCCGGGCGGGAAGGCGATCGCGGTCGGAACCCGGGCGGAGCCGTCGGCGCCGCTGCGGTTGTAGAGGGCGAGATCGGCCGCGCACTGGAGGTCGAGCGCGTCCAGCGCGGCCGCGGCGCCGCCGAGCGGAAAGATCCAAGCCGCGTCGTCGGCGCCGGTCAGCGACAGCCGCTCGCCGGCTGCCAGCGCCGGGCGCAGCGCAGCCCAGGCCGCCGCCGGCGTGCCGTGCGCCGGCAGCACTTCGAGCGGCGTCCGGTCGGTCAGCAGCACCTGCCGGCCGAGCGGCCGGCCGTCGACGGCCAGCGAGGCCGGGTCGCCCTGCGCCACCGTCCGCGCCGTTTCGATCACCAGCAGGCCGTCGCATCTTATGCCCAGTCCGTCGCCCGACTCCGGGTCGTAGGTCCAGGCCGTCGGCGGCACGAAGCAGGGGCCGCCGCAGTCGGCCCAGCCCGAGCCGAGCACGGTCCAGCTTTCGGTTGCCGCAGCCGGGGTCGCCGCGCCCGCCGCGAACGCGACGGCGGCACGTGCGGCGCGCGGCCAGCCGCCGCGCCGTCGCCGCAGCGCCGCGGTCACGCCGCCTACTCCGGCCCGAAGTCCTCGCAGACGAAGGCGCCGGCCGCCAGCGGCCGGAAGCTGGCGCTGGCCGGGTCGAACGCCCAGGCCTGCGCCGGCGCCGGCCCGCCGTCCCAGCGGGCGAAGGCGAACGACTGGGCGTCGTCGAGCACGCGGCACGGGCCCCAGGCCAGCCGGGCCGGCGGCTGGCGGTCGGCCGGCGGCTGCAGGCTGGTCTCGACCCGCCAGGTGGCGACGCTGCCGTCCGCGGTGTAGCTGTCGGGCGTGACCACCACATAGGCGCCGTCGCCGCCGGACTCGAACACCAGCGCCCACAGCTCGGCGCCGTCGGCGGCGCGGTTGCCCAGCCAGCCGCCGTTGCCGCTGTCGGCCAGTCCGCCGACGACGGCGCCCTGCGCCAGCGTCATGCCCGGCGCGAACGCCGGGGCGGTCGGCCAGTCGCCCGCGGTGGCGGAGGGCGACGCGGCGGTCGCCGCCGTCGTCTCCGCGGCGCAGAGCCGGTCGAGCTCGCCCAGCGCGGCGCGCGAGCCGGCCAGGCTGAACTCCAGCAGCGCGCTTTGCGTCATCCACAGCTGCACGGTGTTGCCGGCCATCAGCGCCGGGCCCAGCGCCGCCCAGTCCTGGCCGGCGCCGGTCGGCGAGACGTAGACGTCGTTGAGGCCGTTGGCGACCGCGAAGCGGCCGAACGAGCGGCCGTCGATCACCATGTCGACATGGTCGAAGGCCGGCGTCGGCTGCTGCATCGCCGGGCCGCCCAGCACCAGGGTGCCGCCGCACTGCACGCCGAAGGCGAAGTTGCCGCCCGGCTCGAACACCCAGGCGGTGGCCGGGGTGCTGCATTCGTCGCCGCATGCGCCGCGCTCGCCGGGATGGGCCGCCCAGCGGGCCTGCTGCGCCGAAGCCGTGCCGGCGAGAATCAGCAGGGCGGCGCCGGCGACGGCAGCCTGAAGCGCGGGTCGGGGTCGAATCGGCATGGGGCCATGTCCTTCGCTGTGAGCGGGCGGGCGGGTCCGGCGACGACGGAAACCAAGCACGCCACTATGGCAGAAATCGGACCGCCGCCGCGACGCCCGCGCCGTGCCGCGCCGCGTCGCGCTAATCGACCGGATAGGGCCCGTCGGCGAATGCCCGGTCGTGATAGCCCTTGGCGCCGACCGCCAGCGCCAGCGGGCTGCGGAAGTCGCGGCCGTCGCGCAGGCAGGCCAGCATGGCGCCGAAATCGTATCGCGGCCGCCAGCCCAGTGCGGCGACCGCGCGGCCGCTGTCGTAGACCCGGTCGATCGATGGGAACAGGCGCCAGCCGTGCCGGGCATAGAGCGCGGCGCAGCCTGGGAACAGCCGCTCGACCACCGCCGGCGCGTCGGCGCGCAGGGCGGCCAGGTCGGCGCGGCCGAACGGCGTCGGCGCCGAGACGATGAAGCGGGCGAAGCCCAGCCGCGGCGCCTGCGCGACCGCCAGCAGGTGGGCGTCGACCACGTCGGCCAGGTCGGCGCGGCGATACAGCAGTTCGTTGGCCTGGGCGTTGTCGCGGCCATAGCGGGCGCGCACGTCGGGGTCGTCGTCCGCCTCCGGGAAGAAGCGCGCGGTGCGCAGCACCACCACTGGCAGGCCGTGGCGGCGGGCGAACAGCTCGCACAGGCTCTCCGCCGCGGTCTTGGTGACGCCGTAGATGTTGCGCGGCACCGGCGCCACCGCCTCGTCGATCCACGCCGCCGGCGCGCCGGGCGCCGGCGTCAGCGCGGCGCCGAAGGCACTGGTGGTGCTGGTGAAGACGAAGGCGCCGACCTGCGCCGCCACCGCCGCCTCCAGCAGCGCCAGCGTGCCCGAAATGTTGACATCCACGAAATCCTGCATCGCATGGGTCGCCACATGCGGCTTGTGCAGCGTCGCCGCGTGGATCACCGCGGAAACGCCGTCCATGCAGGCGGCGACGAAGCCGCGGTCGGCGATCGAACCGACCCGGTCGGTGAAGGCCGACGCCCTGACGTCGAGCCCGCGCGCCGCCCGCCCGCCGGCGCGCAGCACCCGCATCACCCCCTCGCCCAGATGCCCGGCACTGCCGGTGACCAGAATCGTCATCGCCCGCTCCCGTGCCGGTCGCACGTTTCCACGGTCGCGGCCCGGCCACGCGCCGTCAGATCCCGGCCGCGCGCAGGCCTTCGACCAGGCGGGCGGTCAGGTCCGGGTGGTAGTTGCGGCGCTGGAACATCGCGGCGGGGTCCTGCGCCGTGCCGGGCTCGGCCGCCTCGAGCTCGGCGAGCAGGGCGGCGGCAGCGTCGCGGTCGCCGGCGATGCCGGCGGCGATGGCGCGGGCGGCGATGTACAGCGGGTTCTGCAGGCCGGCCAGCGGCGCGGTGCGGCGCGCGGCCTCCTGCATGTCGCCCAGGCCGAGATAGGCCAGGAAGAACGCGTAGTCGCGCCAGGGGCCGGCAACCGGGCTCAGCGCTTCCGACCGGACCAGCAGGTCCAGCGCCTCCCGATGGAGGCCGGCATAGTTCAGCCGCGAGGCGAAGCCGCCGACGATATCGAAGTCGTAGGGGTTGAGGTTCACCGCCTGCCGGCCCAGCCGCAGCATGGCGCCCTCGTCGCCGAGCAGGCTGTAGATGCCGGACTGCAGGTAGTAGCCCCGGGCGTAGGACGGCGCCAGCCGCGTGCCCTCGACCGCGGCCGCCAGCGCGCGGTCCAGCGGGTTGCCCGGCTGCAGGTTGCGCTGGTCGGTATATTCCTCGCGGTCCATCATCGCGATCACGTGGTAGAGCAGCGGGCTGCTGTCGCCCGCGGCGATGGCGGCGCTGGCGCAGTCGCGGGCGGCGCGATGGCCTTCGTCGGTCTGGTCGTCGAAATAGGCATAGGCCAGCAGGCTGCAGCGGATGCCGTCGCTGAGGTCGCCATGCGCGGCATAGTCGCCGAGGATCAGCCCGTCGAGCCTGACCAGGCGGGCGGCCGCATGCTCGACCGGCGTCGGCCCGGCGCCCGCCGCCGCGATCGGCACCGTCTCGGCCGCAACCACCTCGCCGCCGGCCATGCGGACCACCTCCAGGGCGGCGATCCTGGCGTCGTCCTCGCCGCGCACGGCGATCGACAGCTGGTAATCCTCCGGCCAGGCGCCGCCGCCCGGCGCATGGTCGGCCGGGTCGGCGAAGCCGCGGTCGAACAGGGCGACGAATTCGAAGCGGCTCATCACGTTCAGCATTGTCGCGCGCACGCGGGCCGCGTCGCCGCCGGCCGGCGCCGGCACCAGAAACAGCCGCGGGCGGGCGGGCCGTTCCGCCGTCGCGGTCGGCGGGGTCGGCCCCTCGGCGACGGCCGCGCCGCCTTCCGGCTGGCGCACCAACAGCAGCGCGGCGGTCGCGACCACGGCCGCGCCGACCAGGGCGCCCGCGACGATCGCCAGCCGGCGGCGCGCCTGGCGGCGCAAGGTCCGCGCATCCGGGCCGATCTGGTGCAGCATCGGCCGGTATTGCCCCTTCGGGATCTCGATGACGGTCTCGCCGGGCCGGGCGCCGCCCTTGTAGAGCGCCAGCGAGCGCCGCAGCCGATTGACCTCGACGCGCACGATGCTGTCGGTGGACGGGTCGAAATCGGCGGACCGGCCCAGCACGTCCACCGCGATGGCGAAGGCCTTCAGCTTGTGGCCGCGGCCCTCCAGCGTCTCGTTGACCACATAGCGCAGGATGTCGGCCTCGCGCGACGGCTGCGTGATCACGCCCGAGGCCAGCACTCGCGCCAGCGCATCCAGCGCCAGCCCGCGGTCGAAGTCCTGGCCTTCGTCCTGCCCGTCCTGCGTCACGGCGTCCTCGCGTCCGTCCTGCTGCCCGTCTCCGACATGGCGTTTGTGCCACTTGTGCCACGCCGGGCCAACCGTGCCGTGTCCGATCGGCACGGCGCCGGCCGCGCGACGCGTCGCGGCGGCGAGCGAATTCGAT is a window from the Alphaproteobacteria bacterium genome containing:
- a CDS encoding adenylate/guanylate cyclase domain-containing protein translates to MIAPGVTILEPPRDELAVLDLPRSRLAALFGFRHWILDSARGIPDTPAIVSGVGTRFLDCGLHLDRMMTAVEVRHSERAAVGRIWEPGRAPTEFFFPHGSAGMSSYHDSPFRHAHDTGRWVRLDLARVADGAFRVVPELKAGGFTDYLAIPAPGAGGMRNGFSFATRNPGGFDDDDLAILRFTMPALAGLMELLVTRRVLAEVARIYLGAEPAKRVLAGDVRRGAIMPLRAVIMFADMRRFTETSMRLTAQQTVDLLNAYYDCVVAPVEARGGEILKFIADGLLAVFHARPDEEAAAAGRALAAAQAALDRVAALNAAGTAPAAFEIGLGLHFGEAAYGNVGSGERQDYTVIGRDVNVAARIAGLCGTLAAPLLVSADCARWLPAGTMRDAGAHPLKGVAGATRVLVPNG
- a CDS encoding adenylate/guanylate cyclase domain-containing protein translates to MEAEAGTAQAGSAPLDLGGLALWLVERGMRGLPIGEQLAGYCERVRDAGFPMCRAQIGMNALHPRYGAHTFIWRPGSRAVDYVPRERSIENRQVYLRSPIHHMRSGAILARRWRLDDAAADAFPLFAELRAEGLTEYAARLVPFDPDAAARDLRAFDAAGGTAPSLDGIFFSCATDRADGFDDGQLAQVVDTLPFLALAIKARLTYDVAHTVVQTYLGRDAGERVLTGAIERGSAETIRAVLWFSDLRGFTRLTDRLPRDALIETLDDYLEAMARPVHDNGGQILKFLGDGLLAVFDLTGRDSAAVCREALNAAAALRTDFPGFNAARAEAGKPVMDFGLALHLGDVLYGNIGAVGRLDFTVVGPAVNEASRIQALCRPMERNVLISSSFRDSLGAAGGLQSLGFHPLRGVAEPQELFTLPDG
- a CDS encoding NAD(P)-dependent oxidoreductase; translation: MTILVTGSAGHLGEGVMRVLRAGGRAARGLDVRASAFTDRVGSIADRGFVAACMDGVSAVIHAATLHKPHVATHAMQDFVDVNISGTLALLEAAVAAQVGAFVFTSTTSAFGAALTPAPGAPAAWIDEAVAPVPRNIYGVTKTAAESLCELFARRHGLPVVVLRTARFFPEADDDPDVRARYGRDNAQANELLYRRADLADVVDAHLLAVAQAPRLGFARFIVSAPTPFGRADLAALRADAPAVVERLFPGCAALYARHGWRLFPSIDRVYDSGRAVAALGWRPRYDFGAMLACLRDGRDFRSPLALAVGAKGYHDRAFADGPYPVD